The nucleotide sequence CCGCCGTCTGGCGGAGCGCCGGCACCGGGTGGAGCTGATGAGTCAGAAACTGGGAAGCCCTCAGGATCTGATCGATGAAAAGAAAAAGGATCTGGAATATCTGAAAACACGTTCTGAAAAGGCGCTGCATTTTTCGATTGAAAGAAAAAAGGCCCGCATGGGCAAGGTCATGGCTATGCTGGATAGTCTCAGCCCCCTGAAGGTGGTTGAGCGTGGCTATTCAATCGTGACCAAAAATTCTGAAGTTATTAAATCTGCGAGTCAGGTGAAAAAGGGAGACCTTTTGGATATCCGTCTGGCTCAGGGCTCAGTGACCGCCATCGTGGATGGCGTGAAGGAGGAATAGAATGGATTTTGAAAAGAAACTAGGCCGTCTGGAAGAGATCGTGCAAAAGATGGAAAAAGGCGATCTGGCTTTGGAAGAGTCTTTGAAGCTGTTCGAGGAGGGCGTGAAACTTTCCCGCGAATGTCATCACCGTTTGAACGAAGCTGAATCCAAAGTGAAGCTTTTGATGTCCGTGGGGGCTGATGGTCAGCCTGTGACCACTGACTTCACTCCAGAGGAGAACTAGCCTTGGATCTCGCCATTCAGATTGATCAGGAAATCGCCGCGCGCACCCAGGCTGTGAATCAGTTTGTGGAAAAATATCTGTCTGACATGGAACTGCCGGCAGGCAATGCCATTTCTGAATTGCGAAAGTCCATGCTTTATTCCGCCACCAATGGCGGGAAACGTTTCCGTCCGGTTCTGTCCTTGCTGGTCGGTGAATTGTTCGGGGCCGGTAAAGAGCGCATCTTGCCTTTCGCCGCTGCCGTGGAAATGATTCACACCTATTCTTTGATTCATGATGATCTGCCGTGCATGGATAACGATGACATGCGCCGCGGGAAGCCTACCAATCACAAAGTGTTTGGCGAAGACTTTGCTCTGCTGGCCGGGGATGCTCTTTTGACTGAAGCTTTCATGCTGATTGCGGAAAACTATGGGGATAACAGTTTCCTGGTGGGTCATCTGACACGCCTGTTGTCTTCGGCAGCGGGAATTCGTGGCATGGTCGGTGGTCAGGCGATTGACCTGCGCGCCGGTGACAGGCAAATGTCACTGGAAGAACTGACTCATCTGCACCGTCTTAAAACCGGCGCGTTGATTCGTGTGGCGGTAGAGGGTGCGGCAGTGATTGCCGGGGCAAAGCCGACTGAAATTGAAAGTCTAAAAAAATTCGGTGAAGGTTTGGGGCTTGCTTTCCAAGTGGCGGATGATGTTCTGGATCACGGCGAAAAAGGTCAGGATTTTCGCAGCTTCACCGGTATCCTGGGACTTGAAGGCACCAAGACATATCTGAAGGATGTCAGTGCTTCTACTTTGGCGGAACTGCACAAGGTTTCCGCCGATGCTCCGCTCTTGGAGTATCTGATCAGCTTTAATCAAAACCGTCAGGTGTAACATGAGCGATAAACTGCGTTTGGATCTTTATCTTGTTGAAAAGGGTCTGGCGCAGTCGCGCACGCATGCTCAGGAACTGATCGAGGCCGGTCAGGTTTTTCTTTTTGAAAATTCGCAAAAGCGTATTCTGAAAAAGGCAAGCTTTGCTGTCTTGGACTCGCATCACGGAAAAATTGAAGTTGAAGCCGGTCCGGCGAATCGTTTTGTGTCCCGTGGGGGCCTGAAGCTGGAAGGTGCTTTGGCGCAAGCCGGGGTTTTCGTGCAAGGTCTGAAGGTTCTGGATGTGGGTATTTCCACAGGGGGCTTTACCGATTGTCTTCTGCAAAAGGGCGCAAGCGTGGTGTTGGGTGTGGACGTGGGTCATGGTCAGGTTCACAGCAGCCTTCTTTCCAATCCACGACTGACAGTTATTGAGGGCATCAATGCCCGCAATCTTTCCCGTGAAGAGGCGGTCAATCAGGCCACCCCGCCGGATAAGTTTGATTTGGTCGTTATGGATGTTTCTTTTATTTCTATCTCTTTGATTGTTCCGGAATTGGCGCATTTTCTTAAGACTGAAGGCTGTCTTTTAAGTCTGGTGAAGCCCCAATTTGAGGTCGGCGTTGACGGCCTTGCCAAGGGCGGTATAGTCAAAGATGTTTCACTGTACAAAGAAGTCGAGACGCGAATAAAGGATCTCTGTTCGCATAATGGATTTAAGGTTCTCGATTACTTCCCATCTCCGATTCAGGGAAAGGACGGAAATAATGAGTTCTTCGTTTTTGCCAAAAAAATCTAGTTGGATTGTCTTGTTCCTGTTTCTGGCAAGCTGCCAAAACTTAAGAACCCGGGAAGACATTCGCAAAACTCCGCAACCAACTCCGGGTCGTCCGGGTGTGACTCAACCGCGTCCGCCGGAAAATGTCGGCACTCCGCCACCGATGGAATCAGATGAAGAAGACGTGGCTGAAACGCCACCACCTCCTCCGGCGCCGGTGATTCCGACGATGCCCAAGATCGGTGTGATCCTGGGTGGGGGCGGGGCCAAGACCTACGCGCACATTGGTTTCTTGCATGAACTGCAAAGAGCGAAAGTTCCAGTTTACGCTATCGGCGGGGTTGAATTTGCAGCTCCGATGGCGGCTCTTTACGCCAACAAAGAACTGGCCAACGATGTAGAGTGGCAGATGTTCAAGCTGAAGGATGAAGAAGTTCTGAAAAAATCCCTTCTGGGCGGCGTGAACAAAAATAACGAAGTGACGGTGCTGAAGGACTTTGTCGGTGTGGCATTCAACCGCGCCAAAGTGGAAGACTTTAAAGTCCCGTTTGCCTGTCCGTCATACAACTTGAAGAAGAATCAGGTTTACCTGATGAACCGCGGTGGCATCGATCAGTTGATGTACTCGTGCATGGCGTATCCGCCGTTCTTTAAGCCTTATCAGAACAGTGTGGCGGGGGTTCGCGATATCACGGCTTTGGCGAATTACCTGCGCCAAAAAGGCGCCAACTATATCGTGATGGTCAATGTGCTGCAGGCCCCGGGGGGCTCCAAGCCCTTCACGCTGGAGTCCAGCGCTACTGACAACGTCTTATGGAGTGAAATTGCGGGACTGTATAATAAGCCTTTGCCAGGAGTTGACACTGTCATCTCGCTTGATACATCCAGCTATGGTATTATGGATTTCGACAAGCGTCGTGAGATCATGAACAAGGGCGCAGACTCTGCCGCCCGTCAGTTGAAGGGTCTTACCCGCAAGTGGGGACTTTAGGAGAATTTATGAGCAGAAAACCCATCTATGATATGAACATCTTTTCCGAGAGAAGAAAAAAAGCCGGGGAGCAAATCCCAGGTAGCGCCTTGGTAGTGGCTTCTCATCCGGAATACATCCGCAATCATGACTGTCATTTTCCGTACCGTCAGGATTCCAATCTGTTTTATCTGACTGGCTGGGAAGAGCCTGAATCCGTTTTGATTCATCGTCCGGGTTTGACTCCAGAAACCGTGATGTTCGTGCGCCGTCGTGACGTGGAAAGAGAAACCTGGGATGGTTTCCGCTATGGACCGGAAGGCTGCGAGCGCGAATTTAAAATCGACAAAGCCTATCCGTTTGATGAACTGACCAAAGTGGCGCCTCAGCTTCTGAAAGAAGTGGATCGTGTTTATTACAGTCAGTACAAAAACCAGGAGATGGATCACAAGATGCAGGACATTCTGCAAACGGTGAAAGCTCTGCAGGGTCGCATGGGGAATGGTCTTTTGGCGATTCACGATGCGGATATTTTGCTGGGCGAACTTCGTCTGGTGAAATCTGAATACGAACTGACTCAGTTGCGTGAGGCGTGCGAAATTTCCGCTCAAGCCCATTTGGCAGCAATGCGTTTCACCCGCCCGGGTGTGACAGAGCGCCAGGTGCAAGGGGTGCTTGCGCACAACTTCTATATGAGAGGCTCTGCCCGTGAAGGTTACAACTATATCGTGGCTTCCGGAAATGCCGCGACAACTTTGCACTACAACTTCAACGATCAGGTCTGCAAAGACGGTGATTTGCTGTTGATTGATGCTGGTGCGGAATTTAATTATTACACGGGCGATATCACCCGCACGTATCCGGTGAATGGCAAGTTCACGGACGAGCAGGCGCGTGTTTACGAAGGTGTGTTGAAAGTTCAAAAGCAGATTTGTGACTATGTAAAGCCAGGGATCTTCTTTAAAGACCTGCACGACATGGGCACGTCATTGCTGACGGATCTGATGCTGGATCTGGGTCTGTTGTCCGGTCGCAAGGATGATCTGATTCAGGCGCTGGCGCAGAAAAAGTATTATCCGCACGGTATCGGCCACTGGCTGGGTATGGATGTGCATGATGCGGGTTTGTACTTTAAAAAGAATGAACCTCGTCCGATCGAAGCCAACATGTGCTTCACGATCGAACCGGGTCTTTATATTCCGGCAGACGACGCGTCGGCACCTCAGAAATACCGTGGTATCGGCATTCGTATCGAGGACAACCTGCGTGTGACTTCATCGGGTTCCGAGAACATGACTTCGTCTGTTCCGAAAGAGATTGCTGACATCGAAAAGGTTGTCGGCCAGGTTTAAATGTTTAATGCCAAAAAGGCTCACCTCAGGGTGGGCCTTTTTTTATGCCATCATGCTGTTGTCAACATGGCGAAGACTTTGTGAAATCACGTAAAGATGATTCTTAAGCTCGCTGGAACGAACCAGGCCCCATTGGCTCTCGTTTTCGATCGAGCGCAGGGTTTTCTTAAAGCTGGCGGTCAGATTTTCCATGTCTCCCAGTAACGATTCCAGGGCGCTGGAAAATTCCTTCACCCGGGACATTTCGATTTTCCCCACGACACAAATCACGTCCATACCAGCGGTCACCTTCGACAGCATGTTGATAGACCGGTTCAGGGATTTGTTTTCATTGATCAATTTCTTGGCGGTTTCTTCCACGTCGGCAAAGTTGGCGGAAATAAGATTTTTCAGAAGATCGCAGTTCTTTAAAAGGAATTCCTCCTGATCGGAACTTTGGGTTTCCTCGATCAGGTGATTCATCATCTCAATCTGCAGACGTGACGTTGCCATGGAAAAATACATGCGCGAAGCCGCGATGCTGAAGTTGGCAAAGATCTCGTCAAACTCCCGCGAGCTTTCAGCAATTTCCAGCGCCAGTCGTTCCAGGTTCTTGGAAACCACACTGAGGGTTTTTCCAGCCTCGCCAAGTTTTGCGGCAGAGATGGTAAGGTTGGTCGTGACCATCTGCACTTCCCGGCAGATATCACTGATGCTTTGGGCCTGATTGTTGCGGCTGAATCGTTGGTTCAGCGAATCGGCCAGATCAAACGCAGTGCGCGCGGCTTTGGTGCATTTGCCCGAGGCCTGCTGCATTTCGCCCACACGTTCAGATCGATCGACGGTCAAAGAAGTTTTCTTTTCAAAGTGCAGCAGCAGTTGGTCACGGGACTTCATTTCTTCCAGCAGGGCGCGGGTCATAAAAGCGTCATAGCTATTAAAGCCCCGCTTGTGAAGTTCTGAAAGCAAAAGGCCTTCGCTTTGTTCCATGTTAAGCCCCGTCTTTTCGCGGGAAACCAGTTCAGTATAGATCTTTTGCACTTCGCCCAGAAAGACCGAGGTCGGTTTCAGTCGAATCGACAAATACCCATCGGCCATTGGAAAAGCCATGGCAAAGACCCAGTAGTACTTTCCGGTTCTGGATTTGTTCTTTACGAAAGCGGCGATGGGTTTGTTCGATTGCAAATAGTTCCAGAACAGTTTGAAAACACTGCGGGGCATATCCTGATGGCGAATGATGTTGTGGGGACGGCCCAGTATTTCATCTTGTGAATATTCACTGACCCTGACAAAGACCTGATTGCCTGACTCGATTCGCCCCTTAAAATCAGTTTTAGAGAAGAACAGCTCATCCAGTGCAAAGTCGGCTTCCAATGTCATCCCATCACCTCGTGCAAGGTCCGCTTTATACTCGACAGAAAATTCGCAGCAACAAATATGAGATATCCAATGGAATATTCCACCGCCTCGGTGGAGGTGTTCCTCGCATCTGTTGGGAGAAACGTTCGTCGAGTTTCCGGGCGCTGGTTGTTGCTGTGGGAGCGGATTTGCGGCGGTTATCATTTAGGGCCTGTAATAAGAGCAGATCGGAACGACCCTCTGCTGATCTGGTACGGAACACCTGCTTGGCATAAACATTGATCTCTAAGCCACTGAAAACTTAAACAGGAGATATCCATGAAAAAGAATTCAGTGAACTGGAACAAGCTGGGCTTGGTGAGTCTTTTGCTTGCGGCAGGTCCCGCAGGCGCGGCGGATAAAACCGTGCATTGGGATACGAATGCCTATTGGAGAGGTGGCGATCAATCCTATCAATGTTATGACCGGGGTGGAATTTACCACGAAGGCATCTGTCTGGAGGGCTCTGCTTCTGCGCAGGTGGCGGCGGTCATCAACAATGATCTTCGCCGCGAAGGTGGTAATGAAACTTCGATGGGCGACATGGTTACCGAGGTGGAAGGAAAGATTTCCAAAACTTTCGCCAATCGCCATTTCAAGCAGATCTTTATTTCGATCAGCGCCATCCCGAAAAATCAGGTGCTGGATTATAACGAAAAGAATGAACAGAACTTCCATAACTCCGATCGTCTGCGCGCCGATGGTTACGTGGACCGTCCATGGTTCCTGGCAAATATCGGAGCCAACATTGCGATGACGGATTCGCAGGATGTGACTGTTCTTGCCGGCGCGTTCCCGGTCAGCGGCCTGAATCCACTGCAAGGCAAGCCCAGCCGGTACTATGTGACAGCTCCTTATGGTTTGATGGTTCGTTATGACAAAGGGATTCAGATGAACTATCAGCTGAAAGAAGAGCTGGATCGTGTGTTGTTGGCATCCTTTAGCGTTGTTGACGGGGACACCATCAAAGGTGAATCCAGTCTGGATCCGGCAGACTCGCGTGCGAATTCCTATCCAGCCTATGGTGGCACGGTGGAATTGCGCGTAGCCAACGCCCTTCGCAAGGTTTTCGACAAATCAGCTCCGTATCTGAAGAATCATGATCTTTATATCGGTGTGACGGGCGCGCATGGAGACGTGGGAAGCTTCCCGGGTGAAAAAAGAGCCCAGGATGATATGACCACTTACTTGGGATACATGTTCACATCCAAGTACGGTGAGGCCGAAGTGCGCGTCTTCCGCGCGGACTTTACTCGTAACAAACAAGGTGATGGTAACGGCCGTCGTCCCCATGCCCAGCACGTGAATTCAAAAGCTCATGGTGTGGAAGTGGCGATGCGTGGAGTGGAGGCGGGGCCCTGCGCCTGGGACTTCTATTACAACCAGCATGTCTTTAATACGGACGCCGCATTTGCCGATGGTGAATTTACGTTTGAAAAGGTTCGCGGGGTGCGCGGCTGGGCTGCCGGCACCACTTGTCGTAATCTGTTGGGCATGAAGAATCTGGATATCGGTTTTGAATATGGCAGCACCCAGCTGGATCGCAAAGGTGCCAAGGAAAACCTGAAATATCCTAACAAGGCCAATCAGTTCAATTTGACGTTAAGCTATCGCTTTAATATGAATAAATTGTTCGTTAGATGAAGCGATGGGACAGCCAGGAGAACTTTTCCGCGTTCTCCTGCAGTTCTTTTTCGGTCTTGAACAGTTTGTCATCACGGGAAGCGGCGCTGACGGCAAGGCTCAGATGCGTCGCGGATTGCAGCAGGTTGTAATCGCCCATGGTGTTGCCGGAAGCAAAGAACGGCCTTTTACCGCCGGTGGCTTCCAGAAGGGCTTCCACTTTTCCTTCACGATAAGTGATCGTGCCTTTTTGGCGATCGCTGATCACGCCGTTATCCACTTGGGTTTCCACACCCAGCACATCGTTTTTAGTCAGTCCCAGCATTTCTGCGCCGGGCTCCACCGCCCATTTAACCGATGCGGTGATGATGTAGACTTTCACACCCCTGGAAAGAAACAGATCGATCAATTTCTTTTGCTCCAAAAACACCGGCACTGGAAAGTGACCCTTGACCGCGTCAACGGCCCACTGGTGCACCTGCTCCAGTTTTTGTCCCTGACAGATTTGGGCTAGCCAAAGGTAGGCTTTGCGCGGATCTGCGGCTTTCATGTCTTCGTAGTGTTCCCAGGGTTGTGGCGGAAGAGTCACAAGTTTGTTGTCGATCTGGTGATGAAAGAAAGTTTCGCCAAGATCGGTATCCCACAAAGTACCATCCGCATCAAAGGCGGCCACAGGTGCAGAATCCTGTTTTAAAACTTGGTCCAGTGTCGTATTTATGCGGTTCCAAATGTCGGTGGAATAGTCTTTGTATTTCATAGTGTCTTAGTATGAAATATGAAAAGTAAAATGACAAGGAGACCTGAGGGCATGAGCCTGTATTGCCGCGTGATTCAGCCGGAAGATTTGCAACAGATTTTGGATCTGGAAAATAAAAAGCTCGCAGAAACCTATCCGGATGAAATGGAACGAATGATTGCCACCTGGAATTCCAAATTCCGTGTCGAGGCTCTGAACCATTACATCGCCCTGGGCTGGAGTTTTCTGGCTGAGGAGCAGGGCACAAACAAGCTGATGGGTTATTTCATTGCCCAGCCGCTGTTGTTCCTGGATGGACAGACTCAGACCCTGTGGGTGGAGCATGTGCAGTACAACTCCCTGCAGGCCCGCGATGAACTTTGTGAGCTGGCCTATAAATTGGGCCGCGAAAAGCATCTGCAACGGGTTTACTTCCCCAACGACAACGGAGTACCGAACTCCGTAAAAGCTTTCAAGGCCGAAAGCTGGCAGCCGGGGACTCTTTCAGTCAAGACGACAAAAGGATAAGCCATGAAGAATTTCTCCTTCGCGAACAGAATTCAAAATATCAACAAGATGAAATCCCAGGATTTTGATCTGGTGATAATCGGAGGAGGAATCAACGGAGCGGGTGTGGCGCGGGACGCCTCGGCGCGCGGCATGCGTGTGGCTTTGATTGAGGCCCGTGACTTTGCATCTGGCACGTCGTCAAAATCCTCCAAACTTATTCACGGCGGCATTCGTTATCTGGAAAACATGGAATTCAAACTTGTTTTCGAGGCACTCAATGAAAGAACCCGCCTGTTTGAAATGGCTCCGCATCTGGTGCATCCGTTGCGCTTTATGATTCCACTTTATCAGGAAAGCCGTGTGGGCATGGGTAAGATGGGTCTTGGCATGTGGCTGTATGATGCCTTGTCATTGTTCCAGGCACCTGAAATGCACGAACGCCTGAATGCCCAGGCCTCTATCGAGCGCATGCCGGCAATTCGTCCCAATAACCTGCTGGGATCTTATATTTATTCTGACGCCTATATGGACGATGATCGTCTGGTTCATGAAACCATGAGATCGGCGAATGAAAACGGCGCGCTGTGTGTGAACTATGTGAAAGCCACCGGGGTTAACTTTGGCCCGGATGGAAAAATCCAGTCAGTGAAGTGCGAAGATCAGCATTCCAGGGAAAAATTTTCTATCAAAGCCCGCCATGTGATCAGCAGTGTGGGCCCGTGGACTGACGAACTGGGTGAAAGCATCTTTAAAGACTGGAAAAAGATTCTTCGTCCCACCAAAGGGATTCATCTGACTTTGCCGAAGCACCGTCTGCCTTTGACCAGTGCGGTGGTGATGGGTGCGGAAAAAAGTGATCGCATCGTGTTCGGGATTCCCCGTCACGAGATGATCATTATTGGAACCACGGACACCGACTTTAAGGAATCTCCGGAAAATGTGACCACCACACCCGAAGACGTGAAGTATCTGCTTTCAATCACGGATCACTATTTCCCGGGTGCCAATCTGACAGCTCACGATATTATCGCAAGCTATGCCGGGGTTCGTCCGCTTGTGGCAGATGGCTCCAGCAGTGAAGGCAAAACCAGCCGCGAGCACACGATTCTGTCTGACGACCGCGGCATTACTTTTGTGGCCGGTGGAAAATACACGACGTATCGCTTGATGTGCGAACAAACCGTAAAAGCGGCTTTAAAATTCTTTACGTTTGAAGAGCGTGTGACCTGGGCTAAATCCAACACCATCAAACCATTGAATCCCTACACCAGTGTTGATGCCTTCCAACAAGCCAAGGTTCAGGCGGATTTGTGGGCGCGTGAAGCCGGGCACTCGGCGGAAGACATGCGCCTGCTGGCAGAACGTTATGGCATGGAAGGCGAAGAGATCTTAAACAGATATTCTTCCGACATGACTTACTGGCAGCTGGAGGCAGCTCAGGCGATTGATTCGACGATGTGTCTGCATATGCGTGACTTCTTTGCGCGCCGGGTTCCATTGTTCCTGGCGGATCGCAATCACGGCGTGAAGCACATGGAGGAAATCGGTAAAGTCTTCCAGGAAAAGCTGGGCTGGAACGAAGCCCGCCTGAAAGAAGAACTGCACATGCTGACTGAATACATGGCCCACGAAGTGGAATGGAAAAAACATTTCTAATTAAGGAATGAAATATTCAGAAACTGCCGGCAGACCATTTTGCATGGCCATAAAGACCAGGCGCTTTGGTTTTGGCCCGGAAGCGGCCTTGATCAGAATGCGACGGCCCTGGCAGGTGATAGAGTCTGTCGGCATCGGAAGCTCGGTCACCGTAAAGTGAGTTCCGGAACCCAGCGGCCATACGGCGGTATTTCCCAGATCCCCGGCGTTGTGAATCGCCACCTTGTAAAGTTTCTTATCGACATTGCCGCAGTAATAAATCGCCGATCCCGCAGAATCATAGGCATACGCACTTGGAATCTGCGGCAGGGTCAGCAGGGTTTTTACATTTCCGGAATACAGCACGTGCATCTTCGCCGTCAGGATCGACACATGCACCGGAGGCGTATACATCCAGCCACTGAGCTGATCAAAGTACACCGGTGCTGCAACCCGGTGAACCCCCACGATACCCAAAGAACAATCTGTGGAAAGTCCATCCGGACAGTCATCGGCATCAGAATCCAGACTGATACGGCCCCCAACGTGAAGAGTGGTCGTTGGTGTGATCAGACGGAAGGTGGCATTGTTATGAGCTGTCCCGTTCCAATAAAGGTTGTTCATCAAAAGATTGCCGGACTTGTAAGCGACGATTTCAGGAGAATACCCCGACAGCAGCAAGTCCCCATGGTTGATGGAAGTTTGAGTGTAGCTTGGGGTTGCCCCTTCCCCATTCAGAATTTGTTCCCACAGACCGGTGGCGCGATTTAAGCGGCAAATGCTGTGATAAACCGTATAAGTGCTTGGAGGAGTGATCAGCACCTGATGGTTTGCGCAGTTCATGTAAACGTCGCCATTGGCAGGATTGGTGGCAAACTGATTGGCATCCCACCAGTTCCCCATAAGAATGGACTGCAGATTGGCGGCAACACCGAAGTTGACTCCACCGTTGGCACCATTACCCGCCACCAGTCGTACTTCCGGCAAAGAGCCCGGCGATACTTCACGCAGTTTGTTTTGCTGGTGATCCAGAAGCATCACGCCGTCGCCCACGCTGTGATCAATGTAGGTGACAGAAGCCAAACGCATATCAAATCCAGAACCACCATCGCCGGCGTCTTTGCGCTGACCAAACAGGGTGTAGACTTTCCCGTTCACCACAGTTCGGATAATTCCCCGCGCCGAGAAGAAGATCCGGCCATAACGATCGACAAAGACGTCATCCAGGGCCACCGGGCAGGATGTCGCATCGATGCCATCTGCACATTCCCCCTGAACGCCGGTTCCCAGAACCCGTATCCATGTTCCATCATCCTGCAACTGGCTGACGCCATTTTCGGTGGATCGATTCGCGCGGTACACGCGGCCATCCATGCCTTGGACTTCATAATAGTTCAGTGACGAGTTGCCAAACGGATGATTTGGGAAAACACCGTTACCAATCAGGGTCACCGGATCAAGTTCCGTCATCGGGCCATAAGCATTACCCGGCACACTGTGCACGCCTTGAACGTAAGCTTTTTGAATGGCACTGGTCGCAGGATCAAATCTTAAGCTGAAGAAGGAATAAGCCATTGTATCCAGATCCCAGGCAGGCTGACCAAAGACACCTGTACCAGAGAATCGGACGCTTTCCACACGAGGAACCGCCAGGGAGCCTTTGTACAGACGGATGCGACCGCTGTTGTTTTTGGCGGCTTGCGGTTTTTCGGAAATGAAATACAGATCCCCGTTGGGCATCGGAATAAATGGTGAACGTTTACGGATTGGCCAGGTTTCATCCACGGTCGGAGTTTTAATAATATTGATTTTTAAATCACGCGGATCGGCCACGGTGTCGGCAGTGTCAGTTCCAAGATTTCCCGCCGGGTCCGCGCCGATCAGGGTTTCGATTGTCATCGGAGTGACGTTGGTGTCGATTCGGCGGATCATCTCGCGGTCATAAACCAGAATGCGATTTTGATAATCGAGTGCGGTTCGCAAGATGGCCTTGGCGCGGGCTTGTTCCACCGGGATGCCGTCGCCGAAAGCATTTTCATTTTCTTTCGTCAGACGCAAAAGAACCTTCGAGTTGTTGGTGGTTGGATCGATATAGATGATCCCGTACGAAGAATCATTAAAGAAGATCTTTCCATCAGTGGTGACAAGCACCGTGCCCGGAGCCGTGTCCGTGTTCACGCTGGTGTTAAAGACGGTGCTCTTGGCATTGCCGTCATGTCCTGGGTCCTGATTGCCGGCGATCAGATTGTAAGCGCCGCTGTTCAGCGGGGGACTGGTAACCTGGGATGTTTGCCCGTTGTTGTCAGTCACACGAATCTGCAATTTAAAGAAAGTGTCGTTTGGAACGGTGGAGCTCCAAAGATAGCAACCCGTGCGGGGCGCCGAATAGGAACACGCGGTAGAGTTGCTGGAGTTGTTGGCCAGTGTGTTTGAAATCAAAGTGAACGGTTCACCGTCGATGGCGTAAAGCAGTTCGACTTTGGCGATAGTGCCATTGTCACTGGCTTGCCAGCTGATATGAGCGGCGGCGCCATTGGCAAAGTTCATATCGAAAGTATTCGGCGGATTGTTGGGAGTGGCTGAATTCACGGTCAGGAAGTTTGCCACCACGGGCGGTGGGTCGTTGACGTAATTGATGGTGTTATAATCTTTTTCAAGTGTGGCGGAATTGGTGCTGATATTGCCGCCGACATCCATCACCCACGCATAAATGTTATAACTGCCAAAATTAATTCCCAGGAAGAAATCAAAATCCACCAACGTCAGAGTGGGCAGTTCGGCAAGGCCCGGTTTGGGCGCCTTCACGCTGACCCAGCAGCTGTCGGAAGCGTTCGGTGCGCTGTTGGCAGTTTTAAGACAGAATTTAGTGATAGCCGTTTCTGCATCCGCAGCTTTCAAGCTGACGGTCACGTAAGATCGGACAGTGTCATCCGGATCCAGTTGTCCGTTTATTTTCATTTCACCGGCAGTGATCACAGGTTTGATTGTATCCAGAATCACATCAAAGGCATTGCTGGCACCGGTACCGGTCAGGCCGTGGCCATCCGTCAAGCGGGCGCGAACCTGCACATTGGTGTTATAGGCATTCGGTGTCCAGTTTACGGTGAAGGACTTGTTGTTCATCGGACCCGCAAGACCCAGCGCGCGACTCGTCGCCACATTCCAGGTGGCGCCGCCATCAGTGGAATAGTCCAAATACAACGTGTCAGCGGCGCTCACGGTGGCTTCGGTGACATACACCACAAACGGATAGCTGACATTGATCGCCAAAGTCGGCACCGGATCCAAAGTCAGAATCGGCGCTTTGCTGTCATAAGTGATAGTAAAGACCGTCGCGGTGGAAACGTTACCGGCTTCGTCACGGGCATAGAAGCGCACG is from Bdellovibrio bacteriovorus str. Tiberius and encodes:
- a CDS encoding HAD family hydrolase, coding for MKYKDYSTDIWNRINTTLDQVLKQDSAPVAAFDADGTLWDTDLGETFFHHQIDNKLVTLPPQPWEHYEDMKAADPRKAYLWLAQICQGQKLEQVHQWAVDAVKGHFPVPVFLEQKKLIDLFLSRGVKVYIITASVKWAVEPGAEMLGLTKNDVLGVETQVDNGVISDRQKGTITYREGKVEALLEATGGKRPFFASGNTMGDYNLLQSATHLSLAVSAASRDDKLFKTEKELQENAEKFSWLSHRFI
- a CDS encoding glycerol-3-phosphate dehydrogenase/oxidase; the protein is MKNFSFANRIQNINKMKSQDFDLVIIGGGINGAGVARDASARGMRVALIEARDFASGTSSKSSKLIHGGIRYLENMEFKLVFEALNERTRLFEMAPHLVHPLRFMIPLYQESRVGMGKMGLGMWLYDALSLFQAPEMHERLNAQASIERMPAIRPNNLLGSYIYSDAYMDDDRLVHETMRSANENGALCVNYVKATGVNFGPDGKIQSVKCEDQHSREKFSIKARHVISSVGPWTDELGESIFKDWKKILRPTKGIHLTLPKHRLPLTSAVVMGAEKSDRIVFGIPRHEMIIIGTTDTDFKESPENVTTTPEDVKYLLSITDHYFPGANLTAHDIIASYAGVRPLVADGSSSEGKTSREHTILSDDRGITFVAGGKYTTYRLMCEQTVKAALKFFTFEERVTWAKSNTIKPLNPYTSVDAFQQAKVQADLWAREAGHSAEDMRLLAERYGMEGEEILNRYSSDMTYWQLEAAQAIDSTMCLHMRDFFARRVPLFLADRNHGVKHMEEIGKVFQEKLGWNEARLKEELHMLTEYMAHEVEWKKHF